A portion of the Oxyura jamaicensis isolate SHBP4307 breed ruddy duck unplaced genomic scaffold, BPBGC_Ojam_1.0 oxyUn_random_OJ73009, whole genome shotgun sequence genome contains these proteins:
- the LOC118160039 gene encoding forkhead box protein D1-like, with amino-acid sequence MGGWVDRRTDRRTEEGGVNAGPDGGTEGWARQTGGRKVPAVPRSRPGSTRSAGLGPGPVPSSGGGGGGGGGGGGGPVPGGGVGTRPCPAVYSLDGLLVFGLLLVCTCAYLRKVPRLRAWLHGERRGLGGVCYKAAVIGTRLHAAVSVSCILMAFYVLALK; translated from the exons atgggtgggtgggtggacagacggacggacagacggacggagGAAGGCGGCGTGAACGCAGGACCGGACGGAGGCACGGAGGGCTGGGCGAGGCAGACGGGG GGTCGGAAGGTCCCGGCCGTgccccgcagccgccccggCAGCACCCGCAGCGCTGGGCTCGGGCCCGGGCCCGTCCCGTCctcgggaggggggggggggggggggggggggggggggggggggccggtgCCCGGTGGCGGTGTCGGGACGCGGCCGTGCCCCGCAGTGTACTCGCTGGACGGGCTGCTGGTGTTCGGGCTGCTCCTGGTGTGCACCTGCGCCTACCTGCGGAAGGTGCCGCGGCTCCGCGCCTGGCTGCACGGCGAGAGGAGGGGGCTCGGCGGCGTCTGCTACAAGG CCGCCGTGATCGGCACCCGGCTGCACGCGGCCGTCTCGGTGTCCTGCATCCTGATGGCGTTCTACGTCCTGGCCCTCAAGTGa